Genomic segment of Rattus norvegicus strain BN/NHsdMcwi chromosome 7, GRCr8, whole genome shotgun sequence:
tttaggccgtggtggtccgatagcacgcatgggattatttctatctttctgtacctgttgaggcccgttttttgaccaattatatggtcaattttggagaaagtaccatgaggagctgagaagaaggtatatccttttgctttaggatagaatgttctataaatatccgttaagtccatttggctcatgacttctcttagtctgtcgacatcagtgtttaatttctgtttccatgatctgtccattgatgagagtggggtgttgaaatctcccactattattgtgtgaggtgcaatgtgtgttttgagctttagtaaggtttcttttacgtatgtaggtgcccttgtatttggggcatagatatttaggattgagagttcatcttggttgatttttcctttgatgagtatgaagtgtccttccttatcttttttgatgacttttagttggaaattgattttatttgatattagaatggctactccagcttgcttcttctgaccatttgcttggaaagttgttttccagcctttcactctgaggtagtgtctgtctttgtctgtgaggtgtgtttcctgtaggcagcagaatgcagggtcctcgttgcgtatccattttgttaatctatgtctttttattggggagttgaggccattgatattgagagatattaaggaatagtgattattgcttcccgttatattcatatttggatgtgaggttatgtttgtgtgctttcattctctttgttttgttgccaagacgattagtttcttgcttcttctagggtatagcttgcctccttatgttgggctttaccatttattatcctttgtagtgctggatttgtagaaagatattgtgtaaatttggttttgtcatggaatatcttggtttctccatcaatgttaattgagagttttgctggatacagtaacctgggctggcatttgtgttctctttgggtctgtataacatcagtccaggatcttctggccttcatagtttctggggagaagtctggtgtgattctgataggtctccctttatatgttacttgacctttttcccttactgcttttaatattctttctttattttgtgcgtttggtgttttgacaattatgtgacgggaggtgtttcttttctggtccaatctgtttggagttctgtaggcttcttgtatgtctatgggtatctctttttttaggttagggaagttttcttctatgattttgttgaagatatttactggtcctttgagctggtagtcttcactctcttctatacctattatccttaggtttgatcttctcattgagtcctggatttcctgtctgttttggaccagtagctttttccgctttacattatctttgacagttgagtcaatgatttctatggaatcttctgctcctgagattctctcttccatctcttgtattctgttggtgaagcttgtatctacagctccttgtctcttcttttggttttctatatccagggttgtttccatgtgttctttcttgattgcttctatttccatttttaattccttcaactgtttgattgtgttttctggaattctttcagggatttttgcgattcctctctgtaggcttttacttgtttattaatgttttcctgtgcttccctaagtgtgttcatgtctttcttgaagtcctccagcatcatgatcaaatatgattttgaaactagatcttgcttttctggtgtgtttggatattccatgtttgttttggtgggagaattgggctccgatgatggcatgtagtcttggtttctgttgcttgggttcctgcgcttgcctctcgccatcagattatctctagtgttactttgttctgctatttctgacagtggctagactgtcctataagcctgtgtgtcaggagtgctgtagacctgttttcctctctttcagtcagttatggggacagagtgttctgctttcgggcgtgtagtttttcctctctacaggtcttcagctgttcctgtgggcctgtgtcttgagttcaccaggcagctttcttgcagcagaaaatttggtcttacctgtggtcccgaggctcaggttcgctcgtggggtgctgcccaggggctctctgcagcggcagcaaccaggaagacctgtgccgccccttccgggagcttcagtgcaccagggttccagatggtctttgactttttcctctggcgtccgagatgtgtgtgcagggagcagtctcttctagtttcccaggcttgtctgcctctctgaaggtttagctctccctcccacgggatttgggtgcagagaactgtttatccggtctgtttccttcagggtccggtggtgtctctggcaggtgtcctgctgctcctgggccctcccccacgggagcccagaggccttatacagtttcctcttgggccagggatgtgggcaggggtgagcagtgttggtggtctcttccgctctgcagcctcaggagtgcccacctgaccaggcggttgggtctctctctcaccgggtctgggagtagagagctgctgcgggccgggatcctcgggtgtggggaTATATGCATTTTCTATCTACACACTGAACTATTGActggttttatctctgtgttCATGATTCTAATATTCATGTTATGCCCAGGAGACAAAGTTTCCTAGTGGTCCGTACaacttaaattcttttttattactttcttCCTATTCTCTCATTCTGTTTTATGAGCCTGGGAAGGTGCTTCACATTTTCTGagtctataaaattaaatatattgtatatatacctCATTTGCCAAAGGGAATTGTTTCCACAGAAGGATCAAAACTTAAGAATATTCCTTTAAAAGATTATCCAGAGACAAccccatctagggatccatcccatcttcagacaacagactattgctgatgccaagaagcacttcaTGACAGAGCCTGGTATAACTGTCCCCAATAGACTCTGCCAGCACccaaccaatacagatgcagatactaatagccaaccatcagactgagagctcagggaccccaatagaacagttaggggaagaactgaaggagctgaaggggattgcaaccccataggaagaacaatatcaactaactggactacgcagaactcccaaggactaaaccaccaaccaaagagtatgcatagAAGAACATaacttcagctacatatgtagcagaggattgccttatttgacttcaatgggaggggagggcccTTCATCCTGTGGATGGTTGATACCCCAATGTAAGgggggacaacatttaaaatgtaaataaaataaccaataaaaagaatattCCTTTAGTGAAGAAAACAATCTCCACATACAGTTTCCAAAACAAATCATTTTTCTGACATCTCAGTCATTCTCTAAATGAAGCAGCAATTAACAGAGCTTTTGAAACAAGAATGGGAATATGTGGAGAAAGTAGGAAATGACAACAGATTATAGATAGCAAAAGGAATGCAAAGGAAGAACTTGAATTATATGAAAAAGGTGATATAAAATCAGGGCAATTGAAGGAGATAAATGACTAAATTCTTGTTGTTCAATCTAACCAATGGACTGCAGTGGGTAATCCAAAACATTTAACATTATTAAAACAGACACTTTATGAAGGTGAATCCATTAGTCTGCTTCTAGTTACACTCCCTAACAGGATTTTCAGAGCTGTCTTTATGTCTTTGTTCCTCAGACTATAGATGAAGGGGTTCAGCATGGGGGTGACCACAGTGTACATCAATGAAGCTGTTGCAGTAGCATGTGAGTTTTGGGTCACAGCAGAACTGAGGTACACTCCCAGGAGGGTGCAATAAAACAAGGAGACTACTGAGAGGTGAGATGCACAGGTGGAAAATGCTTTGTACTTCCCCTGGGCTGAAGAGATTGCACGAATGGAGGACACTATCTTAGAGTAAGAGTAAAGGATACCAGAGAGGGGGCCAACGGCCAGTAGCATAGCTGTAATGTAAATTACCATATCATTAATAAAGGTGTCAGAACAGGCTTGATGTACAACCTGATTAAGTTCACAGAAAAAATGAGGGATTTCCAAGTTTGTGCAGAATGACAGCCGTAATACCAAAAAGCTGTGTAATAAGGAATTCAAAACACCTATAATCCAGCATGCCAGAATCAGCAATCCACAACGTCTTGTGTTCATGATGATCATGTAATGCAGGGGGtgacagatggccacatagcggtcataagcCATCACAGTCAGCAGAAAGATGTCTAGCCCTGAAAAAAGCAGTAAGAAATACATCTGGGTGATGCAGCCCGCATAGGTGATGACCTTgctctgtgtgtgaatgttcaCCAGCATCTGTGGGACAGTGGTAGAAGTGAAGCAGATGTCCACAAAGGACAGATTAGAGAGGAAGATGTACATGGGCGTGTGCAGGTGGGCGTCAACAATGATGGCCACGAtgatgagtaggttcccagtgaCAGTCACTAGGTACATGGACAGGAACAATCCAAATATGAGAGGCTGGATTTCAGGTTGCTTCTCTGAAAATCCCAGAAGAAAGAATTCTGAAAGCTGGGTGTCATTTCCTGATTCCATGTGTTTTATATGCATACTGAAAAACAAacgagagaaagagcaagaggaagagagattTGAAGTCTCAGTCACCCGCCAATAACCTCACATcaattttcctccctccttccttctttttgtcaCTTGTATCATGAATTCCTGTACCCTTTAAGTGCTCCTCATATATTTTTGGGTTTGAGGCTATCCTCTGAAGCTggggcttcacacacacacacacacacacacacacacacacacacacacacacgcaaagaaAAAGCCATTAATTTGAGAGGGAGTTTAGTGGAGACGTGAAGGAGTTGGAGAAAAGATTGGAGATGACaggaataatataattatattttaatcaagTAAAACAATCCTAAATAAGGAAACCTGAATTAGAAACACTTTGATGCActcaaggaataaaaataaatgaatatagaaaatgtctgAACACTATCTAGGTAGATGAAGTACAAGTACAAATTTTAAAGTATGCATTACATCAGATGGCACTGATGGTGTGTTCATAACAttcctttaaataaaacaaatgtctGAGGTAGTCAACTTATAAAGAAGTAATGTTTACTTGGGCTTATAGTCTCTGGTTCCTTCATCCTGTGGTTTGAGCCTTCGTGGAAAAAGCCCAATGTGGTTGGAGCACATAGTCAAACAATGGCACTCATTCTAGGGCTTGGGATATGGCTCATATGATGAGAATTCTTGCTGTACTCACTTGGAGACCTATGTTCAGGTACAATAgcccataatttttaaaagtagtcaggctcatgcctgtaagcccagtgctataggaggaagggcaggaagaTTGCTAGGACTTCTGGGTGGGCAACTGAGCTGGAGGTTTAATGACAGAACACATAATAGAGAGGGGGATACCCTAAGTCCTCcactacacatacatactctctctctctctctctctctctctctctctctctctctctctctcacacacacacacacacacacatctgtatgtaCATCATggacacaaaataaaatagagggagaagaaggaatggagagatatggggatggaggaaggaagagagggaaagaaaatagGATGAGggacatagagatagaaagagagaccACACACCCCATAGTCTTATGGCAGATTGGAAAGTAAAAGAATCTGGAGTACAAGAGTATCCATGCAGTGCATAGTTCAATGACCAAAAGCCTTCCACAATGCCTCTCTTTTGACAGTTCTACCACCTCCCAAGTTCATGCTTGGGAATACACTAGGGGACACGCAAGATGCACAATACAGCAAGTGGAATGCAAAAAAGATTCAATAACAGGTAATTGTTGATGGTAGTGTTGTCTTTCCTAGGTGCTCTGAGATCACTGGACAAAGTCTCATTCAGACATAGTCATCAAGGAGGACAGGATAAACTCCAACAATTCCTCTGGGACTGCTGCAACAAGGAAGAATATCCATGCAGGGCTTCAATGAATATATTTCTTGAAATTATTTAATTTGGGCAAGAAAGCAGTAAAAAGAATCAGTAGGAGGTTGACCAGTTAAAAGAGGTATCATGAAATCAAGGATGCATAAGCCATGTGTGGTGGTACATATCTGTAATTACAACTGTACCCCCAGCAGGCTGAGGAAGAGTATGGTGCAAGCATGGAAATTTGATACTAGCATGGAAAATCATAAATTTTACTTGATAAATTTGATATATCTGGGTGACAGATCATTACCTAGCATGCAACGGGTTCTGGGTTCCACCACTggcgtgcatgcacatgtgtgcacgcacacacacacacacacacacacacacacacacacacacacacagtacccaAAGCACCATGAGTGTCCTGTGGTCTTTATTAAAGTTgcatgtgtatttttgtgataaaatactcAGAGAGGAGAAACAGGTAAGAAACAGGTTTATCAAGTTTAAATATCGTGGTGTTTAGTTGTtaactgtcaatttgacacaatctAGTATGATCTGAGATGAAATTCTTCCCTGCAGAATTAACTAAATCCGGTTGGCCTGTGGACATGTTTGCATGGAGGATTGTCTTTATTATTAATTGACATTGGAAGATCTGTCTATTGTGGATGACACCATCTTCTTGATGTATTTTACACTGTAAGAAAGAGAAGGCCAGTGAGCAATCCATCCTATACCCATTTGTTTCCCATTGTCTTTAATAGTGAATTTGATGTGGCTAGCTTCTTCAAGCTCCTGTCAATGTGAATTTTATGCTATATTGAACTATAAAGTGGAATTTTAAAACTTAATCAATCTGCTTCTCCTTGGAGCTTCTTTTTATCTGAATATTGTCATACAGAAATAGACATGTAAGTGTATAAGTTCTTGTGAAGTCACCAGGACACAACAGATATTATCAAAGGTATAATCATGCAGACATCTATGATTAAACTCATTTAGTAACAGAACAAACCAAAAGGACTTAGATATGTGAAAGGAATCCATAGTGAGATGGACAGGGGTTatcagatggagacaggagaggaTGAGGGAAAGGAACGAATGTATTctacacatgtatgaaattgccAATGAAAGTCATAGAAGGCATCACCAGTATGGCTGCAGACTCCTCAATGACAATAGAACAAATGTGTCCTGTTCCACTGACAAACATTCTTTTTCTAATTGAACGTTGAAGACACCACATCAGCAAGCATTGGCATGATTTCACACTGTTCATGTTTTCCATACCATTTTGCCCTAGTTAAGTTTCTGGATACAAATTAGCAGAGGATTAGTCTGCTACAATGACCTTTTTTTGTACAGAACTGTGTGAATATATTATGGAATTTGTGTAAATGTTGTTTAGTTAGATCTTTCGTATCAATATGACATTGTTATCACCATAAAATTAAAAGGCATGCAGTCATTGTGGTGTATGTAACTTAACATACTAGGTTCTGTTTATACATTCCATAATAACAAGGGTCCTTGAACATAAGTTTTCCTCTAGGTGGAACCATTTTATGAGTTCATAAAACCATAATTTTATGATTATCCTTCCAAAATAATCAAATTGATTACTTAAGGATTAATTCCCACCTCAATTACTGAGTTCAGTGCATTCTATTCTCTTTAGCTTACAAGTTGACAAACTCCATGACCAACCCCAAAAAGCCTTCCTTGCATCTCCCAGTCTTGTCTAGGGTAACTTTGCTCTCATGCACGTTTTCTGTTCTTCCATTTTTCGAACCCTTGCTGCAATACTCTTGCTCCTGGACTCACCTGGATGAATCTCTCAAAgatatgtctgtgtctctgagccCAAACTTCACTCTGAATGTCTATTGTTGGAAAATGAAGCAGTGATTGACTCATGAGAGGGGACGTTAATCCCAAGCCAGCATCAAGACTTCCCAATGAGAAAAATTAACGTGTAGCTCAAGTTTGCAGATCAGACAGACCACACTGGGGAGACACTCAAAGACGACAGTAGCCTCTCCCTTGAGAATATTTCTCCCCTATTATTGCAATTTCTAAGTACGTGATTTCCCTATGGGGCATTGTTCTACGCAGAAAGAAAATTGTTTCTAAAGATTGCCTATTCTCAAAGGCGTAGGTTAGTTAGGTGACAagactttttcctttcccaggAACTCTCTTGATTTAACCTCCTACCGGCTTCTCTTCATCTCTATTTAATGCTTCAGCCAAAATCTAAAGCTATGAAAATTATAAATGTGTCCACAAGTCACCAAGCCACTGCATCAGGATGTTGCCAGGAGAATGCTTTTCTCTTGAAGTTAGACCATGGGTCCTAAGTTAATTGGCCTCACTGGGCCTTTTCCAAAACAGCCAAAGGTGTATTTCATCTTGGGAAGTAAATGAATTCCATTCATTCCATTATTCATGAGATATTTTTCTAATCCTCTAATCAAATCTCTTTATAGTTGTTTTTTCCCAAAAATCAGCTGCTTGTCTATTTAGGTTTTGAATATAGCTACTGAGAATTATTATTAAGAAACTgattgcaaatacataggcgaatgccagcagcaaaccacttgaactgagaatgggacccccgttgaaggaatcagagaaaggactgaaagagcttgaaggggctcgagaccccatatgaacaacaatgctaagcaaccagagcttccaggactaagccactacccaaagactatacatggactgactctgggctccaacctcatatgtagcaatggacagcctagtaagagcaccagtggaaggggaagcccttgatcctgcaaagactgaacacccagggaacgtgattgttgtgggggagggtggtaatggggggaggatggggaggggaacacgcataaagaaggggaaggggaggggttaggaggatgttggccgtgaatccgggaaggggaataacaatcaaaatgtaaataagaaatacccaagttaataaagatggggaaaaaaaagaaattaaaaaaaaagaaactgattgCAAATTTGCAAAAGTGAAGCTCAGATACTTCTGTGCTATATCCCAAGTTAGAAACAAACCCCTAGA
This window contains:
- the Or7a41 gene encoding olfactory receptor Olr1075 translates to MESGNDTQLSEFFLLGFSEKQPEIQPLIFGLFLSMYLVTVTGNLLIIVAIIVDAHLHTPMYIFLSNLSFVDICFTSTTVPQMLVNIHTQSKVITYAGCITQMYFLLLFSGLDIFLLTVMAYDRYVAICHPLHYMIIMNTRRCGLLILACWIIGVLNSLLHSFLVLRLSFCTNLEIPHFFCELNQVVHQACSDTFINDMVIYITAMLLAVGPLSGILYSYSKIVSSIRAISSAQGKYKAFSTCASHLSVVSLFYCTLLGVYLSSAVTQNSHATATASLMYTVVTPMLNPFIYSLRNKDIKTALKILLGSVTRSRLMDSPS